From Borrelia puertoricensis, the proteins below share one genomic window:
- a CDS encoding DUF226 domain-containing protein, with translation MVALLELLKQKKKEIDPNNRQKGKHNIFSKVEEINNRRIYHTKIFNDFYTFGISKNEPTKFFISLRGIFNIEDISMFHLFSIRDDDNFFGIYYGIKKLDKAFLVKNFNKRETYTLRKCEYIEFRFKKGGVFCYLSGLHNLLKKDKIESSYYQTLLSILLELERELYAFYGKKLPEGGIIPRWIQKRQK, from the coding sequence ATGGTGGCTTTACTAGAGTTATTGAAGCAGAAAAAAAAGGAGATAGATCCCAACAATAGGCAAAAGGGAAAACATAATATTTTCTCTAAAGTTGAAGAGATTAACAACCGTAGGATATATCATACTAAGATTTTCAACGATTTTTATACATTTGGAATAAGTAAGAATGAACCAACTAAGTTTTTCATCTCTCTTAGAGGAATTTTTAACATAGAGGATATAAGCATGTTTCATTTATTTTCTATCAGAGACGATGATAATTTTTTTGGTATTTATTATGGAATTAAGAAATTAGACAAGGCCTTTTTGGTAAAGAATTTTAATAAAAGAGAGACTTATACTTTAAGGAAATGTGAGTACATAGAATTTAGGTTTAAAAAAGGTGGGGTTTTTTGTTATTTAAGTGGGCTGCATAATTTATTAAAAAAAGATAAGATTGAGAGTTCCTACTATCAGACTTTACTAAGCATACTCCTAGAATTAGAGCGGGAACTTTATGCATTTTATGGGAAAAAATTGCCAGAAGGGGGTATCATTCCAAGATGGATACAAAAGAGACAAAAGTAA
- a CDS encoding ParA family protein → MDTKETKVITVASIKGGVGKSTTSLIFATLLSQSSKVLIIDIDTQASTTSYYFKIIKECGVDLFNRNIYEVLISNLHIDNAIINISSNLDLIPSYLTLHKFNSESIPYKEFRLKEQLKLLGFEYDYIILDTNPSLDFTLTNALVCSNYIIVPITAEKWAVESLDLFNFFIEKLSIKAPIYLLNTKFKKNNTHKELLNILKENDNFLGTISEREDLNRKIARNDVFDLSKDYIREYQDTLLTLMNKIGIMA, encoded by the coding sequence ATGGATACAAAAGAGACAAAAGTAATTACAGTAGCATCAATTAAAGGTGGGGTGGGTAAGAGTACTACGAGTCTGATATTTGCAACACTTTTATCGCAGTCTTCTAAGGTGTTAATTATAGACATAGACACACAAGCATCAACGACCAGTTATTATTTTAAAATAATAAAAGAATGTGGGGTAGATTTATTTAATCGGAACATATACGAAGTTTTAATATCTAATCTTCATATTGATAATGCTATTATAAATATTAGTAGTAATTTAGATTTAATACCAAGTTATTTAACTTTGCACAAATTTAATTCAGAATCGATTCCATACAAGGAATTCAGATTAAAGGAACAGTTAAAGTTATTGGGTTTTGAGTATGATTACATAATACTTGATACTAATCCTAGCTTAGATTTTACTTTAACTAATGCTTTAGTATGTAGCAATTATATAATTGTACCAATTACGGCAGAGAAATGGGCAGTCGAGAGTTTAGATCTGTTTAATTTTTTCATAGAGAAATTATCTATAAAAGCTCCTATTTATTTACTTAATACCAAATTTAAAAAGAATAATACACACAAGGAATTGTTAAATATTTTGAAAGAAAATGATAATTTTTTAGGTACAATATCTGAGAGGGAGGATTTAAATAGGAAAATTGCTAGGAATGATGTTTTTGATCTAAGTAAAGATTACATAAGGGAGTACCAAGATACGCTTTTAACTTTAATGAATAAGATAGGCATTATGGCTTAA
- a CDS encoding chromosome replication/partitioning protein, whose translation MGIEVNKRNLAKEITPEEQISIHYNRLKERLKINFQKEIFCKIEAMKVLKEIKDNEYYKLDNYANFDDFAKDYRLARTQTYKYLKIATAIEEGIVEEKYVINNGINGTIFLLRNKEGVNIKKSKQNPLRPLRFQLKCPDAYAFYKGNAKLTSFLLERVFSDEKEFLAKIINQFESSKKGKK comes from the coding sequence ATGGGCATAGAGGTTAATAAGAGGAATTTAGCTAAAGAGATTACACCTGAAGAACAGATATCTATTCACTATAATAGGCTTAAAGAAAGATTAAAAATTAATTTTCAAAAAGAGATTTTTTGTAAAATTGAGGCAATGAAAGTTTTAAAAGAGATTAAGGATAATGAGTATTACAAACTTGATAATTATGCCAATTTTGATGATTTTGCCAAAGATTACAGACTTGCTAGAACTCAAACTTATAAATATTTAAAGATAGCTACTGCGATTGAAGAGGGAATTGTGGAGGAAAAGTATGTTATTAATAATGGAATTAATGGGACTATCTTTTTGTTGAGAAATAAAGAAGGTGTTAATATAAAAAAATCTAAACAAAATCCGTTAAGACCTTTAAGGTTTCAGCTTAAATGTCCAGATGCCTATGCCTTTTATAAAGGTAATGCCAAGCTTACAAGTTTTCTCTTAGAGAGAGTTTTCTCGGATGAAAAAGAATTTTTAGCAAAAATAATAAATCAGTTTGAGTCTTCAAAAAAGGGGAAAAAATAG